In the Vitis vinifera cultivar Pinot Noir 40024 chromosome 2, ASM3070453v1 genome, one interval contains:
- the LOC100256514 gene encoding cellulose synthase-like protein G3 isoform X2 encodes MGDSTGGKSSTIHVPLHIRVPLSRTSANRVFAFFYSLAILALLYHRCIALLQSFTIVSLLILMADAVLAFMWATSQAFRMCPVGRRVFIEHLEHYAKESDYPRLDVFVCTSDPYKEPPMCAVNTALSVMSYDYPTEKLSVYVSDDGGSKLTLFAFMEAARFAALWLPYCKKNKIVERCPEAYFRSNLSWFPETDQIKMMYENMRDRVEKAVQKGSICYDYLTNEGEGEAFSRWTDGFTPQNHPPVIQVLLESSKDKDNASHTMPNLVYISRGKSTTLPHHFKAGALNVLLRVSGTMSNAPVILTLDTDMYSNDPQTPLRVLCYLLDPAMDPKLGYIQFPQIFHGINENDIYGGQLKLEFQIEASGMDGLVGSTYTGTGCFFRRGVFFGGPLETPELNQDHLVNKSINSKEVLAMAHHVADCNFEKQTKWGTEIGFRYGTLVEDFYTDYLLKCKGWKSIFCNPKRPAFLGNSPINLHSTLNQLMRWSVGLLEVAFCRYSPITFGVKSINPLTGLCYAHYAFWPIWSIPITIYAFVPQIALLNCASIFPKASDPWFLLYIFLFLGAYGQECLEFMLAGETIQRWWNNQRMWTIRGLSSFIFGLVECLLKFIGISTFGFNVTSKVIEEEQRKRYNQGIFEFGVPSPLFLPMTTAAVINLVSFLWGIVQVFKQRELEGLFTQMLLAGFAIVNCWPLYEAMVLRTDEGKMPVKITLISITLAWALYLVSSIAF; translated from the exons ATGGGAGATTCAACTGGGGGCAAGAGCAGCACCATCCATGTCCCTCTTCACATTCGTGTGCCACTGAGTCGAACCTCTGCAAACCGAGTATTTGCTTTCTTCTACTCTTTAGCCATCTTAGCTCTGCTGTATCACCGTTGCATTGCTCTACTCCAGTCCTTCACCATAGTCTCCCTCCTCATTCTTATGGCTGATGCAGTGCTGGCTTTCATGTGGGCAACCTCACAGGCCTTTCGCATGTGTCCAGTGGGTCGTCGGGTTTTCATTGAACACCTTGAACATTATGCCAAGGAAAGTGATTATCCGAGGTTGGACGTGTTTGTATGCACTTCTGATCCATATAAGGAGCCACCTATGTGTGCGGTGAACACTGCTCTATCTGTGATGTCTTATGATTATCCAACAGAGAAGTTGTCGGTCTATGTATCAGATGACGGAGGTTCCAAGCTGACCCTCTTTGCTTTCATGGAGGCTGCTAGGTTTGCTGCCCTCTGGCTGCCTTACTGCAAGAAGAACAAGATTGTAGAGAGGTGTCCAGAGGCATATTTTAGATCTAATCTCTCATGGTTTCCCGAGACTGATCAAATTAAG ATGATGTATGAGAATATGAGAGATAGGGTGGAGAAAGCTGTCCAGAAAGGGAGCATTTGCTATGATTATCTCACTAATGAAGGAGAAGGTGAAGCTTTCAGCAGATGGACAGATGGATTTACACCTCAGAATCATCCTCCAGTAATTCAG GTTTTGTTAGAGAGCAGTAAGGATAAGGACAACGCTAGCCATACCATGCCCAACCTTGTGTATATCTCCAGAGGGAAAAGCACGACTTTGCCCCACCATTTCAAAGCTGGTGCACTTAATGTCCTT CTACGAGTATCAGGCACCATGAGCAACGCACCAGTAATCCTAACACTAGATACTGATATGTACTCCAATGATCCTCAAACACCGCTTCGTGTGCTGTGTTATCTCTTGGACCCTGCTATGGATCCCAAACTGGGGTACATTCAGTTTCCTCAGATCTTCCATGGAATCAATGAGAATGATATTTATGGAGGTCAACTCAAATTAGAGTTCCAAATTGAAGCCAGTGGAATGGATGGATTGGTTGGCTCTACATATACAGGTACTGGATGCTTTTTCAGGCGTGGAGTCTTCTTTGGTGGTCCATTAGAAACCCCAGAACTGAACCAGGATCATCTAGTGAACAAGTCAATCAATTCCAAAGAAGTTTTAGCAATGGCACACCATGTTGCAGACTGCAATTTTGAGAAGCAAACCAAATGGGGCACTGAA ATTGGCTTCAGATATGGAACATTGGTTGAGGACTTCTATACCGACTATCTGCTAAAATGTAAGGGTTGGAAGTCCATTTTCTGCAACCCTAAAAGGCCTGCATTTCTGGGAAATTCACCTATCAATCTCCACAGCACACTGAATCAACTTATGCGATGGTCTGTTGGCCTCCTCGAAGTGGCCTTCTGCAGATATAGTCCCATCACCTTCGGAGTCAAGTCCATAAACCCTCTCACAGGGCTATGTTATGCTCACTACGCCTTCTGGCCAATATGGTCCATTCCAATTACCATCTATGCCTTTGTCCCCCAGATAGCTCTGCTCAATTGTGCCTCAATCTTCCCAAAG GCCTCAGACCCTTGGTTTTTATTGTACATATTCCTTTTCCTTGGTGCCTATGGGCAAGAGTGTCTCGAGTTTATGTTAGCTGGAGAAACAATCCAAAGATGGTGGAACAATCAAAGGATGTGGACAATTAGGGGACTCTCAAGCTTCATTTTTGGATTGGTTGAATGCTTACTGAAGTTCATTGGCATTTCCACATTTGGATTTAATGTCACAAGCAAGGTAATTGAAGAAGAACAAAGAAAGCGATATAACCAAGGGATTTTCGAGTTTGGAGTCCCATCACCCTTGTTCTTGCCCATGACAACAGCTGCAGTAATCAACTTGGTCTCATTCCTATGGGGCATAGTACAAGTTTTCAAGCAAAGAGAGCTTGAAGGTCTATTTACGCAGATGCTCTTAGCCGGTTTTGCAATAGTGAATTGCTGGCCCCTATATGAAGCCATGGTCTTGAGGACTGATGAAGGAAAGATGCCTGTGAAGATCACATTGATCTCAATTACACTTGCATGGGCTCTTTACTTGGTATCCTCCATTGCATTTTAA
- the LOC104881920 gene encoding cellulose synthase-like protein G2, whose protein sequence is MRWSVGLLEVAFYRYSPITFGVKSINPLIGLCYAHYAFWPIWCIPITIYAFVPQLALLNCASIFPKASDPWFLLYIFLFLGAYGQKCLEFMLAGETIQRWWNNQRMWTIRGLSSLIFGLVEYLLKFIGISTFGFNVTSKVIEEEQRKRYNQGIFEFGVPSPLFLPMTTVAVINLVSFLWGIVQL, encoded by the exons ATGCGATGGTCTGTTGGCCTCCTCGAAGTGGCCTTCTACAGATATAGTCCCATCACCTTTGGAGTCAAGTCCATAAACCCTCTCATAGGGCTATGTTATGCTCACTACGCCTTCTGGCCAATATGGTGCATTCCAATTACCATCTATGCCTTTGTCCCCCAGCTAGCTTTGCTCAATTGCGCCTCAATCTTCCCAAAG GCCTCAGACCCTTGGTTTTTATTGTACATATTCCTTTTCCTTGGTGCCTATGGGCAAAAATGTCTCGAGTTTATGTTAGCTGGAGAAACAATCCAAAGATGGTGGAACAATCAAAGGATGTGGACAATTAGGGGACTCTCAAGCTTAATTTTTGGATTGGTTGAATACTTACTGAAGTTCATTGGCATTTCCACATTTGGATTTAATGTCACAAGCAAGGTAATTGAAGAAGAACAAAGAAAGCGATATAACCAAGGGATTTTCGAGTTTGGAGTCCCATCACCCTTGTTCTTGCCCATGACAACAGTTGCAGTAATCAACTTGGTCTCATTCCTATGGGGCATAGTACAACTATGA
- the LOC132254874 gene encoding cellulose synthase-like protein G2: MGGGEPTERKSTASHGLPLLHTRALMRRTPANRVFAVVYLCVILALLYHHFIALLHSASIVSFLILLADAVLAFMWVATLAFRMCPTERQIFIEHLEHYAKESNYPGLDVFICTADPYKEPPIDVVNTALSVMAYDYPTEKLSVYVSDDGGSQLTLFAFMEAARFASHWLPYCKKNKIVERCPKAYLTWAHIDLNYSSMGSLFNIFDSILRYGDLINFLIVCSISSLVESRRDTSFLLNIMSTFFGKKTRVPQPTWISTWLRQSK; encoded by the coding sequence ATGGGAGGGGGAGAGCCGACTGAGAGGAAGAGCACCGCCAGCCATGGCCTTCCTCTTCTTCACACAAGGGCGCTCATGCGTCGGACCCCAGCAAACAGAGTATTCGCAGTTGTATATTTGTGTGTCATCTTGGCTCTGCTATATCACCATTTCATTGCTCTACTCCATTCCGCTTCCATAGTCTCCTTCCTCATTCTTCTAGCTGACGCAGTGCTGGCTTTCATGTGGGTAGCTACTCTGGCTTTTCGCATGTGTCCCACAGAACGTCAGATTTTCATTGAACACCTTGAGCATTATGCCAAGGAGAGTAATTACCCGGGTTTGGATGTGTTTATATGCACTGCTGATCCATATAAGGAGCCACCGATTGATGTGGTGAACACTGCTCTGTCTGTGATGGCATACGATTATCCAACAGAGAAGCTGTCGGTATATGTGTCGGATGATGGAGGTTCCCAGCTGACTCTCTTTGCTTTTATGGAGGCTGCAAGGTTTGCCTCCCACTGGCTACCCTACTGTAAGAAGAACAAGATTGTAGAGAGGTGCCCCAAAGCTTATTTAACATGGGCTCACATTGATCTCAATTATTCTAGCATGGGCTCTTTATTTAACATCTTCGATAGCATTCTAAGATATGGGGACTTGATTAATTTTCTCATTGTTTGCTCCATTAGTTCCCTAGTTGAATCAAGAAGAGACACATCATTTTTACTTAACATCATGTCTACcttttttggaaagaaaacaaGAGTACCTCAACCAACATGGATATCTACGTGGCTAAGACAGTCTAAATAG
- the LOC100256514 gene encoding cellulose synthase-like protein G3 isoform X1 produces the protein MGDSTGGKSSTIHVPLHIRVPLSRTSANRVFAFFYSLAILALLYHRCIALLQSFTIVSLLILMADAVLAFMWATSQAFRMCPVGRRVFIEHLEHYAKESDYPRLDVFVCTSDPYKEPPMCAVNTALSVMSYDYPTEKLSVYVSDDGGSKLTLFAFMEAARFAALWLPYCKKNKIVERCPEAYFRSNLSWFPETDQIKMMYENMRDRVEKAVQKGSICYDYLTNEGEGEAFSRWTDGFTPQNHPPVIQQVLLESSKDKDNASHTMPNLVYISRGKSTTLPHHFKAGALNVLLRVSGTMSNAPVILTLDTDMYSNDPQTPLRVLCYLLDPAMDPKLGYIQFPQIFHGINENDIYGGQLKLEFQIEASGMDGLVGSTYTGTGCFFRRGVFFGGPLETPELNQDHLVNKSINSKEVLAMAHHVADCNFEKQTKWGTEIGFRYGTLVEDFYTDYLLKCKGWKSIFCNPKRPAFLGNSPINLHSTLNQLMRWSVGLLEVAFCRYSPITFGVKSINPLTGLCYAHYAFWPIWSIPITIYAFVPQIALLNCASIFPKASDPWFLLYIFLFLGAYGQECLEFMLAGETIQRWWNNQRMWTIRGLSSFIFGLVECLLKFIGISTFGFNVTSKVIEEEQRKRYNQGIFEFGVPSPLFLPMTTAAVINLVSFLWGIVQVFKQRELEGLFTQMLLAGFAIVNCWPLYEAMVLRTDEGKMPVKITLISITLAWALYLVSSIAF, from the exons ATGGGAGATTCAACTGGGGGCAAGAGCAGCACCATCCATGTCCCTCTTCACATTCGTGTGCCACTGAGTCGAACCTCTGCAAACCGAGTATTTGCTTTCTTCTACTCTTTAGCCATCTTAGCTCTGCTGTATCACCGTTGCATTGCTCTACTCCAGTCCTTCACCATAGTCTCCCTCCTCATTCTTATGGCTGATGCAGTGCTGGCTTTCATGTGGGCAACCTCACAGGCCTTTCGCATGTGTCCAGTGGGTCGTCGGGTTTTCATTGAACACCTTGAACATTATGCCAAGGAAAGTGATTATCCGAGGTTGGACGTGTTTGTATGCACTTCTGATCCATATAAGGAGCCACCTATGTGTGCGGTGAACACTGCTCTATCTGTGATGTCTTATGATTATCCAACAGAGAAGTTGTCGGTCTATGTATCAGATGACGGAGGTTCCAAGCTGACCCTCTTTGCTTTCATGGAGGCTGCTAGGTTTGCTGCCCTCTGGCTGCCTTACTGCAAGAAGAACAAGATTGTAGAGAGGTGTCCAGAGGCATATTTTAGATCTAATCTCTCATGGTTTCCCGAGACTGATCAAATTAAG ATGATGTATGAGAATATGAGAGATAGGGTGGAGAAAGCTGTCCAGAAAGGGAGCATTTGCTATGATTATCTCACTAATGAAGGAGAAGGTGAAGCTTTCAGCAGATGGACAGATGGATTTACACCTCAGAATCATCCTCCAGTAATTCAG CAGGTTTTGTTAGAGAGCAGTAAGGATAAGGACAACGCTAGCCATACCATGCCCAACCTTGTGTATATCTCCAGAGGGAAAAGCACGACTTTGCCCCACCATTTCAAAGCTGGTGCACTTAATGTCCTT CTACGAGTATCAGGCACCATGAGCAACGCACCAGTAATCCTAACACTAGATACTGATATGTACTCCAATGATCCTCAAACACCGCTTCGTGTGCTGTGTTATCTCTTGGACCCTGCTATGGATCCCAAACTGGGGTACATTCAGTTTCCTCAGATCTTCCATGGAATCAATGAGAATGATATTTATGGAGGTCAACTCAAATTAGAGTTCCAAATTGAAGCCAGTGGAATGGATGGATTGGTTGGCTCTACATATACAGGTACTGGATGCTTTTTCAGGCGTGGAGTCTTCTTTGGTGGTCCATTAGAAACCCCAGAACTGAACCAGGATCATCTAGTGAACAAGTCAATCAATTCCAAAGAAGTTTTAGCAATGGCACACCATGTTGCAGACTGCAATTTTGAGAAGCAAACCAAATGGGGCACTGAA ATTGGCTTCAGATATGGAACATTGGTTGAGGACTTCTATACCGACTATCTGCTAAAATGTAAGGGTTGGAAGTCCATTTTCTGCAACCCTAAAAGGCCTGCATTTCTGGGAAATTCACCTATCAATCTCCACAGCACACTGAATCAACTTATGCGATGGTCTGTTGGCCTCCTCGAAGTGGCCTTCTGCAGATATAGTCCCATCACCTTCGGAGTCAAGTCCATAAACCCTCTCACAGGGCTATGTTATGCTCACTACGCCTTCTGGCCAATATGGTCCATTCCAATTACCATCTATGCCTTTGTCCCCCAGATAGCTCTGCTCAATTGTGCCTCAATCTTCCCAAAG GCCTCAGACCCTTGGTTTTTATTGTACATATTCCTTTTCCTTGGTGCCTATGGGCAAGAGTGTCTCGAGTTTATGTTAGCTGGAGAAACAATCCAAAGATGGTGGAACAATCAAAGGATGTGGACAATTAGGGGACTCTCAAGCTTCATTTTTGGATTGGTTGAATGCTTACTGAAGTTCATTGGCATTTCCACATTTGGATTTAATGTCACAAGCAAGGTAATTGAAGAAGAACAAAGAAAGCGATATAACCAAGGGATTTTCGAGTTTGGAGTCCCATCACCCTTGTTCTTGCCCATGACAACAGCTGCAGTAATCAACTTGGTCTCATTCCTATGGGGCATAGTACAAGTTTTCAAGCAAAGAGAGCTTGAAGGTCTATTTACGCAGATGCTCTTAGCCGGTTTTGCAATAGTGAATTGCTGGCCCCTATATGAAGCCATGGTCTTGAGGACTGATGAAGGAAAGATGCCTGTGAAGATCACATTGATCTCAATTACACTTGCATGGGCTCTTTACTTGGTATCCTCCATTGCATTTTAA
- the LOC100244488 gene encoding cellulose synthase-like protein G3 isoform X1: protein MGGEGATERKSTASHGLPLLHTRALMRRTPANRVFAVVYLCVILALLYHHFIALLHSTSIVSLLILLADAVLAFMWVTTLAFRMCPTERQIFIEHLEHYAKESNYPGLDVFICTADPYKEPPIDVVNTALSVMAYDYPTEKLSVYVSDDGGSQLTLFAFMEAARFASHWLPYCKKNKIVERCPKAYFASNPSWFPETDQIKLMYEKMRVRVETAVKSGIISHDYMNSKQELEAFSRWTDGFTSQNHPAVIQVLLECGKDEDVMGHTMPNLVYVSRGKSINLPHNFKAGALNALLRVSATMTNAPVILTLDSDMYSNDPRTPLRVLCYLLDPSMDPKLGYVQFPQIFHGINKSDIYGGELRHVFQVQMSGMDGLAGPQHVGSGGFFRRKIFFGGPSETPEMNQDQLTSKSIRSKEVLAMAHQVAGCNFENQTKWGTKMGFRYGSLVEDLYTSHQLQCEGWKSINCKPKRPAFLGNSPLNLHDLLNQTTRWSVGLLEIAFCKYSPIIYGVRSINLLSGLGFAYYAFWPFWSIPLTIYAFLPQLALLNSASIFPQVSDLWFFIYVFLFLGAYGQDYLEFILSGGTTVRWWNNQRMWMMRGLSSFSFGWIEYFLKSNGISTFGFKVTSKVVQEEQSKRYKQGIFEFGVASPLFLPLTTAAIINLASFLRGIALVLKQGRLEDLLLQMLLAGFGMVNCWPIYEAMVLRTDEGKLPVKITLISIVLAWALYRLLASSMAF, encoded by the exons ATGGGAGGTGAGGGGGCGACTGAGAGGAAGAGCACCGCCAGCCATGGCCTTCCTCTTCTTCACACAAGGGCGCTCATGCGTCGGACCCCAGCAAACCGAGTATTCGCAGTTGTATACTTGTGTGTCATCTTGGCTCTGCTATATCACCATTTCATCGCTCTACTCCATTCCACCTCCATAGTCTCCCTCCTCATTCTTCTAGCTGACGCAGTGCTGGCTTTCATGTGGGTAACTACTCTGGCTTTTCGCATGTGTCCCACAGAACGTCAGATTTTCATTGAACACCTTGAGCATTATGCCAAGGAGAGTAATTACCCGGGTTTGGATGTGTTTATATGCACTGCTGATCCATATAAGGAGCCACCGATTGATGTGGTGAACACTGCTCTGTCTGTGATGGCATACGATTATCCAACAGAGAAGCTGTCGGTATATGTGTCGGATGATGGAGGTTCCCAGCTGACTCTCTTTGCTTTTATGGAGGCTGCAAGGTTTGCCTCCCACTGGCTACCCTACTGTAAGAAGAACAAGATTGTAGAGAGGTGCCCCAAAGCTTATTTTGCGTCCAACCCCTCATGGTTCCCTGAGACCGATCAGATTAAG CTGATGTACGAGAAAATGAGAGTTAGGGTGGAGACTGCGGTTAAGAGTGGGATAATTAGCCATGATTATATGAATAGCAAGCAGGAATTGGAGGCTTTCAGCAGATGGACTGATGGATTTACATCTCAGAATCATCCTGCAGTGATTCAG GTTTTGTTGGAGTGTGGTAAAGATGAGGATGTCATGGGCCATACGATGCCCAACCTTGTTTATGTATCCAGAGGGAAAAGCATCAATTTGCCCCACAATTTCAAGGCTGGTGCTCTTAATGCCCTG CTTCGAGTATCAGCCACCATGACAAACGCACCAGTGATCTTGACCCTAGACAGCGACATGTACTCCAATGATCCACGGACACCTCTTCGCGTGCTGTGCTATCTTTTAGACCCTTCAATGGATCCAAAACTTGGGTATGTTCAGTTTCCGCAGATCTTCCATGGGATCAACAAGAGTGATATATATGGTGGTGAACTAAGGCATGTGTTTCAAGTTCAAATGTCCGGAATGGATGGGTTGGCAGGCCCTCAACATGTAGGTTCTGGAGGTTTTTTCCGGCGAAAAATCTTCTTTGGTGGCCCATCAGAAACCCCAGAAATGAACCAGGATCAACTGACGAGCAAATCGATCAGGTCCAAAGAAGTTTTAGCAATGGCTCACCAAGTTGCAGGCTGCAATTTTGAGAACCAAACCAAGTGGGGCACCAAG ATGGGCTTTAGGTATGGTTCTTTGGTTGAGGACTTGTACACGAGCCATCAGCTGCAATGTGAGGGATGGAAATCCATTAATTGCAAACCTAAAAGGCCTGCATTTCTGGGAAATTCACCCCTCAACCTCCATGACTTGCTGAATCAAACTACGCGTTGGTCAGTCGGCCTCCTTGAAATAGCCTTCTGCAAATATAGCCCGATCATCTATGGAGTCCGGTCCATAAACCTTCTGTCAGGGCTAGGTTTTGCTTATTATGCCTTCTGGCCTTTTTGGTCGATTCCCCTTACCATCTATGCCTTTCTCCCCCAGCTGGCTCTGCTCAATTCCGCCTCAATCTTCCCACAG GTCTCAGATCTTTGGTTTTTCATCTATGTATTCCTTTTCCTTGGAGCCTATGGACAAGATTATTTGGAGTTCATATTATCCGGGGGGACAACGGTAAGGTGGTGGAACAATCAGAGAATGTGGATGATGAGAGGACTCTCAAGTTTCTCATTTGGGTGGATTGaatacttcctgaagtccaacgGGATTTCGACTTTCGGGTTTAAAGTGACAAGCAAGGTGGTTCAAGAGGAGCAAAGCAAGCGATACAAGCAAGGGATCTTCGAGTTTGGAGTTGCATCACCCTTGTTCTTGCCACTAACAACAGCAGCCATAATCAACTTGGCCTCATTCCTAAGGGGCATTGCACTAGTCTTAAAACAAGGAAGGCTTGAGGATCTACTTCTGCAGATGTTGTTAGCTGGTTTCGGAATGGTGAACTGCTGGCCCATATATGAAGCCATGGTGTTGAGGACTGATGAAGGGAAATTGCCAGTGAAGATCACATTGATCTCAATTGTTCTAGCATGGGCTCTTTACAGATTATTAGCATCTTCCATGGCATTTTGA